AACCCTTCAAAACAGGCGCCGTCGCCTTGATTTGAAAAGCCGGACCAATAAACGGCCGGAGATTTTCCGCTAAATCCGTATGAATTATTCCAGGTCTTATGGCTAATTTCAATTCCAATAATGGCGCCCATAGAAACGGCATCATTTATAACGCATTCCGAAAAATAATTATCATCGGCGGCCGCCAGGCGGTACCATTCGCGGGCGTTTTCCTTTGCCTCGTCGGACAATTCCGAAAAAAGGTAGACTGTTTTTTCAATTGTGCGCATTTTATTTAATCTCCATAATGCGGGAATAGTGCCCGCGCATTTCTTCGGCGCGCATCATCAATCCATTCAACGAAACAGCAAACACAAGCGCCTGACAGGTTATCGCGTGAAAAATCGCCCGCTTCATATTCTTTTTTCCATCCGGCGCCGTCATGCCGCGCAAGTTTACAAATTGCGCCGCGTTCACTATTGGCATGGATAATATAGCGGAGTACCCATGAATAATTTGCTTCGCCGCCGTATGTATCCGTAACTTCGATAAAATAAAGGTTTTTGGTTTTCATGGTCTTATCATTTTTACATGGAAACAAGTTGTATATTCTTTCCGCCGGCCGCCTTAGCAATTGCCAGTAAAGCGGATTTAATAGCAGAATCGCCAACCCCGCCGATATACGCCCGCTGTTGATCGCCATTTACGCTTGATACTGGCAATAGTTCATGGCTTATATCCGCCGTTTTTCTGGGGTGGTTCCATCGATGCGACATGTCGTTAACCTTGTCGAACAATTCCAACACCGGCCGAACTATTAGCTGAACCAATTGCGGCCGATTCTTTATCATATTCAGGCACGGTCCGTTCGGTAATTGCGGCCGGTCGATAAATATCGGCGCCATTTATCCAAATGCTTACGGTTTTCGTTAGACGCCGCTTATTCTGACGGCGATGGTTTAAACCCGAATCTACAATTTGGCGAGATTTCCGAGACGATCCGTGCCAATTTCAACATATTGACTAACAGTCTTCTGGAGACATATAGCGGCCGCGGTTTTCGCCTGTCTCGAAAATTTGATGATTCATTTTGCTTTCCTCTTTCAGTTACTTTGAAACTGCCGCCAATTGACGCGCCAAACGATACAGGCCGGAAACGCCGTGTTTTTTGGCGTATTGACTCGCGGCATAGCGGCCGGCCGTGTTAACCATAGCGGCCGCGCGGATTGCGTAAAAAGCTTGTGGCGTTGAAGTTTCGTAAACGGACATGGTGTAATTCTCCAAAATTTTTAGCATTTGCTAAATGCTTCTACCTAAAAACGCCGTTTTCTTGTGCCGGCGCGGTTTCGGGCGTTTTTGCTTCTGCCCATGAATACAGATTATACGTCTAATTTACGCAGTGTCAACAATTTTTTAGCACATTGCAAAAAAATAGTTGGGAACGCCTGAGACGTAGGCGTTTACAGACTTTGCGAGCGGGTGAAAACGCCCAAAAAACGCCAGGTTATCCGCGGCGGTTTATCCATCTATACGCCGGCGACCGCTTGTTTGATCATGTGCTGCAGGTTGAACGCATGGCAGGTCCGGCGCCAAGCTGACAGGTTGAACGCATGGGCCGGCGCCAGGGACAGGTTGAACGCATGGCAGGTCCGGCGCCAGGCTGACAGGTTGAACGCATTACAGGTCCGGCGCCAAGCTTCGGCCGCGCCAGGCTGACAGGTTGAACGCATGGCAGGTCCGGCGCCAGGCTGACAGGTTGAACGCATGGCAGGTCCGGCGCCAGGCTGACAGGTTGAACGCATTACAGGTCCGGCGCCAAGCTGACAGGTTGAACGCATGGCAGGTCCGGCGCCAGGCTGACAGGTTGAACGCATTACAGGTCCGGCGCCAAGCTGACAGGTTGAACGCATGGCAGGTCCGGCGCCAGGCTGACAGGTTGAACGCATGGCAGGTCCGGCGCAGGCGACCGCATGGCAGGTCCGGCGCCAAGGCTGACAGGTTGAACGCATGGCAGGTCCGGCGCCAGGCTGACAGGTTGAACGCATGGCAGGCCCGGGGCGGCAGGTTGAACGGCAGGTCCGGCGCCAGGCTGACAGGTTGAACGCATGCAGGTCCGGCGCCAAGCTGACAGGTTGAACGCATGGCAGGTCCGGCGCCAGGCTGACAGGTTGAACGCATGGCAGGTCCGGCGCCAGGCTGACAGGTTGAACGCATGGCAGGTCCGGCGCCAGGAAAACGAGGCTAAACCTTTGTTTTTATTGGCTTTCAACCTAACGGCGCCAGGTTAGAAAATGCTAGCGACATGGCCGAACCTGGTCGAAACCGTTTTTGGCCGATCGACCATCGAAAATCCAGGTAAAAAAGTGGCCCGCAAATCGCAATCCGTTTTTGGAAAAAGTGCTTCCATCTTGAATTTTGTCAGCAATTTTGCTTCTGGCAGTCGGACACTCAGCGGGTCGGCGGCCCGCCCCGACCAGGCTAAGACCTGTTGAGACTGCTTTGGCTAACCCCCTAGCCGCATCTACCTGGCGGCCGATTGGGTAGCAGCACGCGAGCCGCAACCCATTACCCGGGCGGGTATTCCCGCTTTGGTGGATTACTCCTTTGGCACTTGCCCTTCGGCAAGGGCGCAAGACGAGGCCCGCAGGGCTTCGATCGTCCTGGATAGGTTGTGGCAAACCTCTACATTGCGCCGTGCACTGTTCGCCGGCCTTCACGTTGCAAAGGAGGTATGGAGTCGCGCATTTCCGTATGGCCGGCGTCCGTTTTGGCAACAATCTATGCCAACTTGTGACTTACGCGATGAAGATTTTCATTCAATTCTGCGATTGTCCGTTGTAGCCCCGCAATCGTAGCGTCCTTCTCGGCGGCCTCCATATCAGTATGTCGCTTTGCGGCATTCCATACCTCCGCGGCTTCGAAAAAGGCAAGGTACTGTTACCCGCCCACCAATGTTTCAATGCGCTATCGGACATTTCAAGTTTACCCTTTCGTCAGCTACTTGGCGGTTTCGTTGGCTAAAATCAAAAACAAATGCTAAATATCTTGGGCAACAAGCTACTTGCGCGTTTTTAGTATTGCAATCGGCTATTACTTTGGGCATATTGCGATCCGTCAACGAGAAACGCTCCGTCGAAAATTTGCACCCCCGGTCGAAAAAGTCTCCTCCCGGTTAAATGCATGGTCAATCCGCAATCACCGCAAAATCACCCCCGCGGTCTTGTTTCCGAGACAGCGTTTGGCAAAATCACTCCCGGCATTCCGGTGAGAGGTCGGTGCGGAACAACTCAGGCAACGAGCGATTCGCCTTGCGCAAAACCGCAACTGCGGCCTCGATACGCATTGCCAGGCCAGCGCGGACAACCGCCTCGCCGTTCTTGCGATACCCTCCGGCAACTTGGTGAAGCGTGCCGAGCGTCGTACCTGACAACTCCGCAAGCATTGCCTTTTCCTCGCTCGTCGCAGCGTTCAGAAATACTCTTAATTGGTTCATTGGGTAGCCTTATGCCACATTGCAATTTGCCAAATTTAACACTTGCTAAACACTAAATCAACTGATATAACGATAACTCAGTATCAAATTAGTGCTGAAAAAAAAAGCTAGGCTCAAAGCCAAAGGAGAAGTACCATGAACGCGACGAAACATTTGAAGGCGGTCTACGATATACGCAGAGACAACCTGCGGGCGTATCTGAGGGACAACGGCGGCGCTACCTCCGTGTCGAAGCAGTTAGGGCACACGAACGCAAGTACGCTTTCGCAAATAACCGGCGCGAACGCAACCGTTTCATTGGCGAAAGCCCCAGGAGTACGATCAAAATTATCCCCCCCCGCTCGGTTAGGTTGGTTGTCGCAGATTCCTACGGAAACGCAGTTGCGCACGAAGCACCGCATAAGCTAGACCAAAAAGACCCGCCGGTAGACCTGCGCAAAGCAACCCTGCTTGATTCCGATCGGTTGTCCTTCTGCTTAACTACTACCCTGGCCGCCACCAACAACGAAAGGTAAGGAAAATGCTTGCAATGAACCCCTTTTTAATGGAGCGCATGGACTCGCCGCACCTTTTGGCCGCGCTGGAAACAGAAGGGCACCTAACCCCCGCCGAAAAGGAACTTGCAAAACGCCTCGGTGATTTGGTAGGCGAAGAAACCGCCGAAGAAATCGAATCGCGGTTGGAAAAAACCTACGCAAGGGTTATTGAACAAAGCGAATTTCGGGCGCAATTGATCCAAGAAGTTATCGCGCTATGCGACCGGCCGGGGAGTAAAAAAGATTTAATTTCGGCAATCAAAAGCGCCCTTGAAAACTCTTATGTCGAACTGTAAAGGAAGGCACCATGCGTAAAAAATTGATTCGAGCCGCGCGCTACCTCGTCGCTACCCTGCGAATGCGCGCTCTTGAGGCCGAGTTGGCCGAGCAAACGAAGACGGGCCAGTTCGTGACCGACCCGGCAACCCTTTCGGCCATGCACTACCGCCGCGAGGCGATTAGCCAAGACCTCGCCCGCGCCCGTGCCGAATGGCAAACCTTCTACCCGCCCGGGGTGCGTTTCACGTGGGGGCAGGCGGCAAGCTGGGCGCTTGCTCGGTCGATTCCGTCGCGAAGGGCGAAATAAGCGCGTCGAGCAGTTGAATCAAGTTCGGCCCCGGTTCCAGTATCCACGCGGACACCGCTTGCGGCTTGGGGGCCGAGGCGGGATTCGGGGCAGGTTGCAGCGATGCGCAACCCGCTAGAGCTATTAGCAAGCCGATCACGAAGGCGATTCGTTTCATTTTGGGCGTTCCTTAGTTCGTTGGTGTGTTTGTCGTTCGCGACCGAAAGTTTCCCGGCCAGCAAATCGCGGTCGGCGGTCATGTCGGCGAGGGCCTTTGCGGCGTCTTGGCTGGCCTTTAGCTTCTCGGCGGTGTATTGCCCCGTCAAACGCCAATCGGCGACCTTGTACCCCCCGCCAAATGCGGCCACGCCCACGATTAGCGCGACGATTGCCGCCGTTTTCAGATCAGGAACGAAAGGCAGGTTCAAAGGCCATTATCGAACGCCTTGTCAGGCTGGCAACGTAAATTTTTCCAACGCCGAAAGGCCCACAGCACAAGGGTTATCGGCGTTTTTCTTCGTCAGAATCTTTATACTTTGCTAAAAATAGTTTGCAATTTTGGAAAGCACTTGCTAAAGTTCGCTTGCTGCATATTTTTTAACAACTGTTACAACATGGAGAAACCAAATGAGCCTTGAACTCGCTTTGCAAGAAAACACCGCCGCTGTTCTTCAACTGGTCGCCGCGTTGAAATCCGCCGGTAGTCCGAAGGCCGAGAAGGTGGCTTTGGGAAAGTCGAAAGAAGCCCCCGCGCAAACTGCTGCTACGGAACCTGCCGATACCCCCACTACTGCGGAACAAGTCGCTGCGCCGGAAGTGAAGGCATCGACCTCCGGCGAGCAATCCCCCTCCCCGGCTAAAAAGAGCCGATGACGGCGGAACAGCGTGCGCCGATTCTGACCGCTGCGGTCGCCAAGGCTGGGGCGTGATGCCGTGGTCGCGCTCCTGAAATCCTACGGTGCGGCCCGCGCAAGTGAAATCGCCCCCGAACGCCTGGCAGCTTTCGACGTTGAACTCAGCCGCATGGTTGCCTGACATGACCGCCCCGCAACCTAGCAAGCACGCTATCTGCTCTCCGTCATCCGCCTACAAATGGATGACGTGCGTAGGCAGTATCGCAATGGAGAAGCTGGCTGGCAACAAGGACCAGGCCGGCATGGCGGCGTCGGAGGGTACGTTCCAACATCACGTAGCGGCCCTGTGCCTTGAGAACAAAACGCGCTGCGGAGTCGTACATCGGCTACCAGGAAAAGGTGGACGGTATCGACTTTACCTTCGACGAGGAACACGCCCGCACGGTGCAGGTTTATCTCGACACGGTTTGGGGTCATGTTGGTGATACCGGCGAATTGTTCATTGAACAGGGACTCGATATTTCCAGCATCACCGGGGAGCCGGATGCAATCGGGACCGCCGACGCGATTGTTGTACGCCACGGCGAGTTGATCGTGATCGACCTCAAGACAGGCCGCAACAATGTCGAAGCGTTTGGAAATCACCAACTGATTATCTATGCGCTGGCGGCATTGAAAGCGTACAACGAGGGCAAGTTGGTCGGTGCTATCCACATCGACAACACGGCCGCCGATCTTTTCTAGGGGATACCATGCAAACAATCAACACAATTCGCCTGGTAATCAGTCAGCCGAACGTCCGAAACGCACCGTCCGAATGGGATTTCAAGAACGATGCCGCGGTTGAGGCCGCACAAACCCGGTGCCTCGCGGCCGGTCTTGAAGCACTTGGCCTTATCGGGAAGCCGATTGACACTATTTCGGAATACCTTACCCCGGTGAAAAGCAATGCGTCTATTGCCGTGCGAAGGCCGAATGTCCCGAAGCTGGAAAAGGTCGTTGCGGAAGCGGTCGGCATGGACTTCGATTCCACACCGGACACCGCCGAAACGCACTACCCGGAGGACAAAGCGCGGCTTGCCAAGCTGTTCCTGCTTCTTCCCTTGATCGAAAAGTGGTCAAAAGCTGTTTCTCAAAAGACCATTGCCGGTGCACTTGCTGGCGAAATCGGCGAGGCCGAAGGGTTGAAAGTCGTAGAGGGCCGTGCCGGGAATCGCGCGTGGGATAACCCCGCAGAGGTTGAAGAAGAAATGAAGGCGATGCGAATCAAGCGAGACCAAATGTACCACCTTCAATCTCGTTTCCCCGACGCGGGCCGAAAAGCTGATCGCCGAAGCCAAT
This window of the Acidobacteriota bacterium genome carries:
- a CDS encoding DUF2800 domain-containing protein, with the translated sequence MDGIDFTFDEEHARTVQVYLDTVWGHVGDTGELFIEQGLDISSITGEPDAIGTADAIVVRHGELIVIDLKTGRNNVEAFGNHQLIIYALAALKAYNEGKLVGAIHIDNTAADLF
- a CDS encoding DUF2800 domain-containing protein gives rise to the protein MKSPPNAWQLSTLNSAAWLPDMTAPQPSKHAICSPSSAYKWMTCVGSIAMEKLAGNKDQAGMAASEGTFQHHVAALCLENKTRCGVVHRLPGKGGRYRLYLRRGTRPHGAGLSRHGLGSCW
- a CDS encoding DUF2800 domain-containing protein, with amino-acid sequence MQTINTIRLVISQPNVRNAPSEWDFKNDAAVEAAQTRCLAAGLEALGLIGKPIDTISEYLTPVKSNASIAVRRPNVPKLEKVVAEAVGMDFDSTPDTAETHYPEDKARLAKLFLLLPLIEKWSKAVSQKTIAGALAGEIGEAEGLKVVEGRAGNRAWDNPAEVEEEMKAMRIKRDQMYHLQSRFPDAGRKADRRSQSAQVEETGRPNHSRRWYADRCCPGRYAPGD
- a CDS encoding lysis protein produces the protein MNLPFVPDLKTAAIVALIVGVAAFGGGYKVADWRLTGQYTAEKLKASQDAAKALADMTADRDLLAGKLSVANDKHTNELRNAQNETNRLRDRLANSSSGLRIAATCPESRLGPQAASGVRVDTGTGAELDSTARRAYFALRDGIDRASAQLAACPHVKRTPGG